A genomic segment from Nicotiana sylvestris chromosome 1, ASM39365v2, whole genome shotgun sequence encodes:
- the LOC104214747 gene encoding serine/arginine-rich splicing factor RS41-like isoform X2, whose product MEDERDADDAIRRLDRIEFGKKGRRLRVEWTKEDRGGSRRPESSRKPAANTKPCKTLFVINFDPVHTRTRDIERYFEPYGRISNVRIRRNFAFVQYESEDDASRALEATNMSKFMDRVISVEFAIRDDDDKRNGRSPDRRGRDMSPGRRGYDRRRSPSPYRRDRGSPDYGHGALLNSRPRTRGSPEYRRAESPVNERYHSRSPPPRERSRS is encoded by the exons ATGGAGGACGAGCGTGATGCTGATGATGCAATTAGAAGACTTGACAGGATAGAGTTTGGTAAAAAAGGACGCAGGCTTCGTGTAGAATGGACTAAG GAGGATCGTGGTGGTAGTAGGAGGCCTGAAAGCTCCAGGAAACCTGCTGCAAATACTAAACCTTGCAAGACTTTATTTGTCATCAACTTTGATCCAGTTCATACTCGGACAAGGGACATAGAGAGGTATTTTGAGCCTTATGGTAGAATATCAAATGTTCGAATCAGAAGGAATTTCGCGTTTGTTCAGTATGAATCTGAGGATGATGCTAGCAGAGCATTAGAAGCGACAAACATGAG CAAGTTCATGGATCGAGTTATTTCTGTAGAATTTGCGATTCGAGACGATGATGACAAGAGAAATGGTCGCAGTCCTGACAGAAGAGGCCGTGACATGTCACCTGGCAGGAGAGGTTATGACCGTCGGCGTTCGCCTAGCCCATATAGAAGGGATAGGGGTAGTCCTGACTATGGGCATGGAGCACTTCTAAACTCAAGGCCTCGCACCAGGGGAAGTCCTGAATATCGTCGAGCGGAAAGCCCTGTCAATGAGAGATATCACAG TCGTTCACCGCCGCCACGTGAGAGGTCTCGATCTTGA